TATGTGGAGAAGAAATTCCCTGCTGAAGCCAAGGCCAAAGCCGAAAGTATGATCAAAAACGTAATGCTGGCCTACGAGAACCGTATCAACCGCCTGCCGTGGATGGCAAAATCGACACGTGAAAATGCGATACAGAAACTCCGCAAGCTTACCGTGAAGATCGGCTACCCTGACAAATGGAAAGATTATTCGGCGCTTACATTGCAAAGCCCGGCCGAGGGCGGTACGTTTTTCAATAACATGAAAAATATAATGCGCTGGAGATGGCAAAAAGACCTTGAGAAACTCGGCAAGCCGGTAGACAAGACCGAATGGGGCATGGCGCCACAGATAGTGAACGCTTACTTTAACCCGTCGAACAATGAGATCGTGTTCCCTGCCGGTATATTGCAGCCGCCTTTCTACGACTACAGGGCCGACGAAGCCGTGAACTACGGAGGCATTGGCGCGGTTATTGGCCACGAGATATCGCACGGATTTGATGATTCAGGTTCACGCTATAATGCCGATGGCAACTTGGTGAACTGGTGGAGCGACGAAGACCTGGCACAATTTACAGGCCTTGGCGGTGCACTGGCCGACCAGTACAGCGCCCTGCAGCCGCTGCCGGGAATTTATGTAGATGGCAAGTTTACCCTTGGTGAGAACATTGGCGACCTTGGCGGTGTAAACGCGGCTTATGATGGCTTACTGCTCTACCTTAAGAAAAACGGCAACCCGGGACTGATAGACGGCTTTACGCCCGAACAGAGGTTCTTTATCTCATGGGCAACCATTTGGAGGACAAAAATGCGCGATGAAGCCATAAAGAACCAGGTGAAAACCGACCCGCATTCGCCGGGAATGTACAGGGCTTATGTTCCTCTTCAAAACGTAGATGCGTTCTATGATGCCTTCGGAATAAAACAAGGGGATGGCATGTATGTGGCCCCTGAGAAGCGGGTGAGGATTTGGTAATTCGCTTTTAGAAATCATAAAATAACCCATGCCGCAAACGGTGTGGGTTATTTGTTTATATCCAATGATTTTAGTTGTAGTAAACCGTTATTTCTTTAGACGTTTCCCAAGAATATGTTAATTGCGGAAAAACCGTAATTTTGCTAAAAATTTAAAATATAATTTTGTTATGCGCAAAATAAATAGGTAGTAGCTTGGGAAAAAAATTGCATGTACTTGGTATTGACGACCATGTTGTGGTCCTCGAAGGGTATTATTCTATATTTAAATATTTTGAAACAACTTTTGATGAGCTAAAATTCGCAAAAGCGTATGATTGCAGGTCGGGTTATCAGGTGATTCAGCAAAACAAAGATACTTCTTTTGACATCGCCGTACTGGACTACAGCATACCTGCTTACCCTGAAATGGGGCTGTATACCGGGGAAGACATTGCGCTATTGGTACGAAAAACCATGCCCTCCTGCAAGATCGTCATGATGACGATGCACAAGGAAGTAGATATCATGGGGCGGATACTCGAAAAGATAAAACCCGAAGGCTTCATCAACAAAAGCGACTGCACGACATCTGAACTGATAGACGGTTTCAGGACAGTGCTTGACGGCAGTACCTATTTTTCTAAAACGGTCTTAAATTTTATTGCGAGGCAGGAAAGCGAAATATTGCTGGAAGACATCGATATAAAAATTATCTTGTTTTTAGCTAAGGGCATTAAGAACAAAAACCTTGGTAAGTACATACCTTTATCGGACAGCGCCATCGAGAAAAGGAAATACCGTATAAAGCGCCTGCTGGATGTATCCGGCGGCGATGAAGAGCTGATCACCAAAGCGCGGGACCTGGGGTATATTTAAATCCCCGCCGTGAATGTAAATCCTGTTAGTTCCTGAATTTTTGTTGAGTCTATAATTTTACCTCCACGCTCTTTTTCTAAAAACCCGGGCAGCGGCAATCCTGCTTCGGTTGCTTTTTTTGTGTAGTAGTCCTTCCGGGTGGGGTGCTGTGGCGCAACAACATTAAAGGTTTCTCCCCAGGCATTGCTTTCAATCACTTTCAGGATGCTGCCAATGCAGTCGTCACGATGCACGAGGTTAACCGGCGCATCACCATCGGGCAGGTTCTCCCTTCCGGCAAGGTGCTTAACAGGGTGCCGGTCTTCGCCTATCAATCCCCCAAAACGGAGCACTGTGGTTTTAAAGCTTTTATTTTCCTGCAAAAGTCTTTCTGTCGCAACCAACTGTTTCCCGCTATCCGTAACGGGATTCGGACTAGTATCTTCAGTGACAACAGCTGCATCGTCCGCATAAACCGATGTCGAACTGATAAATAAGATTTTATCTGTTCCCGACTGCTCTATATACGGAAGGAGCGTACGTATCTTTTTCGCAAAATCTTCACCGCTTTTTGCCTTGGGCGGCACATCAATAATAAGAATTTCAGCATTAGCCAAAAAACCGGCAATGTCTCCTTCAACCTCATTTTCGTGTAACGAAATATGAAAAGGAGTTATCCCTTCATTATTTAAAATTTCCAGTTTATTTTCAGATGTGGTCGATCCTTTAATGGTAAAAGAATTATTGAGCAATTTTTTTGCTAACGGAAGCCCCAGCCACCCGCAGCCGAGTATAGAAATGTTCTGCATCAGGATATATCTTTTCGCACCAGTATGAAATAATCGTTCTCCAGCGGCATGTAGCCCTGTTCGTAAACAAAGAAATAGGTATTGCCGGTCTTAGTGTTCAGCAGGCTGGTAAAGTAGGTAAAGTCAAAACCCATTGCCATCATTTTGGAGCGGGTGGTCTTTGTCTTGCCTTCTACATTCAGTTCGGCCAGGATGCGGTAGTTCTTGCGCAGCTTGTTGTTGATGTTGCGCATAAAATTATTGCTGTCCTTATTGATCTTGTTATTCCAGGCATTGCGGCAGCCGTCGCTGCAGAATTTCTTGTCTTCGCGGCCTACAATGGCATCGCCGCATTCGGGACAGGTGCGTGTCATTTTCGCGAACGTGTTTTTGGTTTTACTTCACCGGCTTCCGGCTTTGGCTGGGCTGCGGTCAGTTTTTTTATTTTGTAAAGGTCTTCCCGGCGATCCTTCAGGATGCGCACGCTTCCAAACTCATGAAGCTCTTTCAGCAGGTCGAGGTCCACATCCACAATAATGGTCATCTCGGTATTCGGAGTAGCCTCGGCCTTGATGCCATTTGACGGGAACGAAAAATCGGAAGGCGTAAATACTGCGGTCTGGGCATACTGTATATCCATGTTGTTCACGCCCGGCAGGTTGCCCACACACCCGGCTATAGCCACATAGCATTCGTTCTCTATGGCGCGTGCCTGTGCACAGCTTTTTACGCGCGTATAGCCATTTTGCGTATCGGTAAGGAAGGGTACAAAGAGTATCTCCATTCCTTCATCGGCCATGAGTCTGGACAGTTCGGGGAACTCTATATCATAGCATATCATAATGCCTATCTTTCCGCAGTCGGTATCAAAGGTCTTTATCTCGTTGCCGCCCACCATACCCCAGTAGTTCACCTCGTTGGGAGTAATGTGTATTTTGGTGTACATCTCGAAAGTACCATCCCTTTTGCACAGAAAC
Above is a genomic segment from Flavobacterium album containing:
- a CDS encoding SDR family oxidoreductase — protein: MQNISILGCGWLGLPLAKKLLNNSFTIKGSTTSENKLEILNNEGITPFHISLHENEVEGDIAGFLANAEILIIDVPPKAKSGEDFAKKIRTLLPYIEQSGTDKILFISSTSVYADDAAVVTEDTSPNPVTDSGKQLVATERLLQENKSFKTTVLRFGGLIGEDRHPVKHLAGRENLPDGDAPVNLVHRDDCIGSILKVIESNAWGETFNVVAPQHPTRKDYYTKKATEAGLPLPGFLEKERGGKIIDSTKIQELTGFTFTAGI
- a CDS encoding DUF2116 family Zn-ribbon domain-containing protein produces the protein MTRTCPECGDAIVGREDKKFCSDGCRNAWNNKINKDSNNFMRNINNKLRKNYRILAELNVEGKTKTTRSKMMAMGFDFTYFTSLLNTKTGNTYFFVYEQGYMPLENDYFILVRKDIS
- a CDS encoding response regulator, which encodes MGKKLHVLGIDDHVVVLEGYYSIFKYFETTFDELKFAKAYDCRSGYQVIQQNKDTSFDIAVLDYSIPAYPEMGLYTGEDIALLVRKTMPSCKIVMMTMHKEVDIMGRILEKIKPEGFINKSDCTTSELIDGFRTVLDGSTYFSKTVLNFIARQESEILLEDIDIKIILFLAKGIKNKNLGKYIPLSDSAIEKRKYRIKRLLDVSGGDEELITKARDLGYI